In the genome of Paenibacillus pabuli, one region contains:
- a CDS encoding ArsR/SmtB family transcription factor, translating into MQRKVLSTIEEIKVYSDPYRIQILNMFNKQGRPSTVKEIADQMGEVPAKVHYHVKKLEKIGLLTIVSTREINGIIAKYYESFKGEIQLRNEDEENSPLKEVFRSETFKLLNEMYEQSRRRFMNQAENGDPMFISDMTLYASREEVEQLYNNITKLCEPYLTKDKHKADQEAFHLFSSLSKDTVNPPAKGTDANLKKKAASNKGKSAAKTSTPAKKKKESSSGNQAEE; encoded by the coding sequence ATGCAGCGCAAAGTACTTTCAACGATTGAAGAAATCAAGGTCTACTCCGATCCGTATCGGATACAGATCTTGAATATGTTTAATAAACAGGGCAGACCCTCTACGGTTAAAGAGATTGCTGACCAGATGGGCGAAGTGCCAGCCAAGGTACATTATCATGTGAAAAAACTCGAGAAAATCGGTCTGCTCACCATCGTATCCACTCGTGAAATTAATGGAATCATCGCGAAATATTATGAGTCTTTCAAGGGTGAAATCCAGCTCCGTAACGAAGATGAAGAAAATTCACCTTTGAAGGAGGTATTTCGTTCCGAAACGTTCAAATTGTTAAATGAAATGTATGAGCAGAGCCGTCGGCGATTTATGAATCAGGCAGAAAACGGGGATCCTATGTTCATCTCGGATATGACGTTGTACGCCAGCCGGGAAGAAGTAGAGCAGCTGTACAACAACATTACGAAGCTTTGCGAACCCTATTTAACGAAAGACAAGCATAAAGCGGACCAAGAGGCCTTTCATTTATTCAGTTCCTTATCCAAAGATACGGTGAATCCCCCCGCTAAGGGAACAGATGCGAACTTGAAAAAGAAGGCTGCATCCAATAAAGGCAAGAGCGCTGCCAAGACGTCAACACCTGCTAAAAAGAAGAAGGAATCCTCGTCTGGTAATCAGGCGGAAGAGTAA
- a CDS encoding TraR/DksA C4-type zinc finger protein, with translation MSTLTKDQLQELKKALLEQRENLQRHFESSMEDGAPAESLKDSTGELSSYDNHPADAGTETFERSRDLAIDDTLTDEFNQVNEALERIEQGTYGSCVTCGKDIPFERLEAIPYTAYCIDDTPNRELSNERPVEEEVMTMPPSGAGEVRQRNAGKFDNADAWEAVEEYGTSNSPATAAKRDVKDYDENM, from the coding sequence ATGAGCACATTAACCAAAGATCAACTTCAAGAGCTGAAAAAAGCTCTTTTGGAACAACGTGAAAACCTACAGCGCCATTTTGAATCCAGTATGGAAGACGGTGCTCCAGCCGAATCCCTGAAAGATTCAACAGGCGAACTGTCCTCATATGATAATCACCCGGCAGATGCCGGTACGGAGACGTTTGAGCGAAGCCGTGACTTAGCGATCGATGATACGTTAACCGACGAGTTCAATCAGGTGAATGAAGCATTGGAGCGAATTGAACAAGGAACGTATGGCTCCTGTGTGACCTGTGGTAAGGATATTCCCTTCGAACGACTTGAAGCGATCCCTTACACAGCCTACTGTATCGATGATACGCCAAACCGCGAGTTAAGCAACGAACGGCCTGTTGAAGAGGAAGTTATGACGATGCCGCCAAGCGGCGCCGGAGAAGTAAGACAGCGCAATGCTGGCAAGTTCGATAACGCTGACGCCTGGGAAGCCGTCGAGGAATATGGCACATCGAACTCCCCCGCAACCGCAGCCAAACGTGACGTGAAAGATTATGATGAAAACATGTAG